A single region of the Vicia villosa cultivar HV-30 ecotype Madison, WI linkage group LG4, Vvil1.0, whole genome shotgun sequence genome encodes:
- the LOC131596293 gene encoding aspartate aminotransferase P2, mitochondrial yields MASSVLSVAASHSASLPLHETTIKGKIKIGRNGLRFSQSSGRISMVAAVNVSRFEGIPMAPPDPILGVSEAFRADTSDVKLNLGVGAYRTEELQPYVLNVVKKAENLMLERGENKEYLPIEGLAAFNKATAELLLGADNPAIKQQRVATVQGLSGTGSLRLGAAFIERYFPEAKVLISNPTWGNHKNIFNDARVPWSEYRYYDPKTVGLDFEGMIEDIKSAPEGTFVLLHGCAHNPTGIDPTPEQWEKIADVIQQKNHFPFFDVAYQGFASGSLDEDAASVRLFVSRGMEVFVAQSYSKNLGLYAERVGAINVISSSPESAVRVKSQLKRLARPMYSNPPVHGARIVANIVGDPTLFGEWKAEMEMMAGRIKTVRQALYDSISSKDKSGKDWSFILKQIGMFSFTGLNKNQSDNMTNKWHIYMTKDGRISLAGLSLAKSEYLADAIIDSYHNVS; encoded by the exons ATGGCTTCTTCAGTTCTCTCTGTAGCAGCTTCACACTCTGCTTCACTTCCATTGCATGAAACCACCATCAAG GGAAAGATCAAAATTGGAAGAAACGGTTTGAGATTTAGCCAG TCTTCTGGTCGGATCTCTATGGTTGCTGCGGTTAATGTTTCTCGGTTTGAGGGTATACCGATGGCTCCTCCTGATCCGATTCTTGGTGTTTCTGAAGCATTTAGAGCAGATACGAGTGATGTTAAGCTCAATCTTGGAGTTGGAGCGTATAGAACGGAAGAACTACAGCCGTATGTGCTTAATGTTGTTAAAAAG GCGGAGAATCTTATGCTGGAGAGAGGGGAAAACAAAGAG TATCTCCCTATTGAAGGTTTGGCTGCATTTAACAAGGCGACTGCAGAACTGTTACTCGGAGCAGACAATCCAGCAATCAAACAACAAAGA GTTGCCACTGTCCAAGGTCTTTCCGGAACTGGTTCTCTGCGACTTGGTGCAGCTTTCATAGAACGATATTTCCCCGAGGCAAAAGTTTTGATATCAAATCCTACGTGGG GTAACCACAAGAATATTTTCAACGACGCCAGAGTACCATGGTCTGAGTACCGATACTATGATCCCAAGACAGTTGGATTGGATTTTGAGGGCATGATAGAGGATATCAAG TCAGCTCCCGAAGGAACTTTTGTGTTACTTCATGGATGTGCTCATAACCCTACTGGTATTGATCCAACACCAGAACAGTGGGAAAAAATAGCTGATGTAATTCAACAAAAGAACCACTTTCCATTTTTCGATGTTGCTTACCAG GGGTTTGCTAGTGGAAGCTTAGATGAAGATGCAGCATCTGTGAGATTGTTTGTGTCACGTGGCATGGAGGTTTTTGTAGCTCAGTCATACAGTAAAAATCTCGGTCTGTATGCTGAAAGGGTTGGAGCTATCAATGTCATTTCCTCATCACCAGAATCTGCAGTAAG GGTGAAGAGCCAATTGAAAAGGCTTGCTCGACCAATGTACTCCAATCCACCTGTTCACGGGGCTAGGATTGTTGCTAATATTGTTGGGGATCCAACTCTCTTTGGTGAATGGAAGGCAGAGATGGAAATGATGGCTGGAAGGATAAAAACTGTTAGACAGGCGCTATATGATAGTATTTCTTCAAAAGACAAGAGTGGAAAGGATTGGTCGTTCATACTTAAGCAGATAGGCATGTTCTCATTCACAGGCTTGAACAAGAACCAG AGTGACAATATGACAAATAAGTGGCATATATACATGACAAAGGATGGAAGGATTTCCCTGGCAGGATTGTCGCTGGCCAAAAGTGAATACCTTGCAGATGCTATTATCGATTCTTATCATAATGTCAGCTGA
- the LOC131596295 gene encoding uncharacterized protein LOC131596295: MENRRKTRSMTKEENEALEEWGKLWLRLESKLKSESNPNPDEEDRFLTEDEDEDSTIDKSLIEDEDEDEDDFFFDNIEKKGVKILPSNKIQDWFDFELDSFSTPTRDQDLMDLDSRDPSRGIRGPITRSKTNKVKYDDRIGGPVTRSKTKKLKQASLEKA; this comes from the exons ATGGAAAATAGGCGAAAGACGAGATCCATGACAAAGGAAGAAAATGAAGCCCTTGAAGAATGGGGAAAGCTATGGCTTAGACTCGAGTCCAAGCTCAAGTCTGAGTCCAACCCTAACCCAGATGAAGAAGACAGGTTTTTaactgaagatgaagatgaagattctacCATTGACAAGTCTttaattgaagatgaagatgaagatgaagatgacttCTTTTTTGATAATATAGAGAAGAAGGGGGTGAAG ATTCTTCCTTCCAATAAAATACAAGATTGGTTTGATTTTGAGTTAGACTCATTCTCTACCCCTACTCGGGATCAAGACCTAATGGATCTTGACTCTAGAGACCCTTCACGTGGTATAAGGGGTCCAATTACAAGatccaaaacaaataaa GTCAAGTATGATGATCGTATAGGGGGGCCGGTGACAAGATCCAAAACAAAGAAATTGAAGCAAGCATCATTGGAAAAGGCATGA
- the LOC131598468 gene encoding probable receptor-like protein kinase At1g80640, with amino-acid sequence MSNQILRHTESDVHQNFSIVIDINFKESNILGEGGFGCVCKASLDDNLVVAIKRLNCECQYAEREYENEVELLSEIQHPNVISLLGCGSHEDSRFIIYELMQNGSLETQLHGPSHGSALTWHMRMKIALDTARGLKYLHEHCYPAVIHRDLKSSNILLDANFNAKLSDFGLAIIDGSQNKNNIKLSGTLGYVAPEYLLDGKLTDKSDVYAFGVVLLELLLGRKPVEKLSSSQCQSIVTWAMPQLTDRSKLPNIVDNVIKNTMDPKHLFQVAAVAVLCVQPEPCYRPLIADVLHSLIPLVPVELGGTLRVSQVTHQPPNSS; translated from the exons atgtCGAATCAGATACTACGACATACTGAATCTGACGTTCACCAGAATTTTTCAATCGTCAT AGATATAAATTTCAAGGAAAGTAACATCTTAGGGGAGGGTGGTTTTGGATGTGTTTGCAAGGCTAGTTTGGATGATAATTTGGTGGTTGCTATCAAGAGGTTGAATTGTGAATGTCAGTATGCAGAAAGAGAGTATGAG AATGAAGTTGAATTGTTAAGTGAAATTCAACATCCAAATGTGATTTCTTTACTTGGTTGTGGAAGTCATGAGGATTCAAGGTTTATTATCTATGAGTTGATGCAAAATGGATCATTGGAAACTCAATTACAtg GACCTTCTCATGGCTCTGCATTGACATGGCATATGAGAATGAAGATTGCTCTTGACACAGCAAG AGGCTTAAAGTATCTGCATGAGCATTGTTACCCTGCAGTGATCCATAGAGATCTAAAATCTTCTAATATTCTTTTGGATGCAAACTTCAATGCCAAg CTTTCTGATTTTGGTCTTGCAATAATTGATGGGTCCCAAAACAAGAATAACATCAAGCTTTCAGGCACATTGGGGTATGTAGCACCAGAGTATCTCTTAGATG GTAAATTGACTGATAAAAGTGATGTATATGCTTTTGGAGTTGTGCTTCTTGAGCTTCTATTAGGAAGGAAGCCTGTGGAAAAACTGAGTTCATCTCAATGCCAATCTATTGTCACATGG GCAATGCCACAGCTCACAGACAGATCCAAACTTCCAAACATTGTGGATAATGTGATTAAGAACACAATGGATCCTAAACACTTATTCCAG GTTGCTGCTGTGGCTGTATTATGTGTGCAACCAGAGCCATGTTACCGTCCGTTGATTGCAGATGTTCTACACTCCCTTATCCCTCTCGTACCGGTTGAGCTTGGAGGAACTCTCAGAGTTTCACAAGTGACACATCAACCTCCAAATTCTAGTTAA
- the LOC131596296 gene encoding aspartate aminotransferase P2, mitochondrial-like, with product MASSVLSVAASRSASLPLHETTIKGKAKIRSNGLRFSQSSGRISMVAAVNVSRFEGIPMAPPDPILGVSEAFRADTSDVKLNLGVGAYRTEELQPYVLNVVKKAENLMLERGDNKEYLPIEGLAAFNKATAELLLGADNPAIKQQRHRKKSFFCSFLLIYLLAFIERYFPEAKVLISNPTWGNHKNIFNDARVPWSEYRYYDPKTVGLDFEGMIEDIKSAPEGTFVLLHGCAHNPTGIDPTPEQWEKIADVIQQKNHFPFFDVAYQGFASGSLDEDAASVRLFVSRGMEVFVAQSYSKNLGLYAERVGAINVISSSPESAVRVKSQLKRLARPMYSNPPVHGARIVANIVGDPTLFGEWKAEMEMMAGRIKTVRQALYDSISSKDKSGKDWSFILKQIGMFSFTGLNKNQSDNMTNKWHIYMTKDGRISLAGLSLAKSEYLAEAIIDSYHNVS from the exons ATGGCTTCTTCAGTACTCTCTGTAGCAGCTTCACGCTCTGCTTCACTTCCATTGCATGAAACCACCATCAAG GGAAAGGCCAAAATTCGAAGCAACGGTTTGAGATTTAGCCAG TCTTCTGGCCGGATCTCTATGGTTGCTGCGGTTAATGTTTCTCGGTTTGAGGGTATACCGATGGCTCCTCCTGATCCGATTCTTGGTGTTTCCGAAGCATTTAGAGCGGATACGAGCGATGTTAAGCTCAATCTTGGAGTTGGGGCGTATAGAACGGAAGAATTACAGCCGTATGTGCTTAATGTTGTGAAAAAG GCAGAGAATCTTATGCTGGAGAGAGGGGACAACAAAGAG TATCTCCCTATTGAAGGTTTGGCCGCATTTAACAAGGCAACTGCAGAATTGTTACTCGGAGCAGACAACCCAGCAATCAAACAGCAAAGA CATAGAAAGAAATcgtttttttgttcttttcttttaatatatttgctTGCTTTTATAGAACGATATTTCCCTGAGGCCAAAGTTTTGATATCAAATCCTACGTGGG GTAATCACAAGAATATTTTCAACGATGCCAGAGTACCATGGTCTGAGTACCGATACTATGATCCCAAGACAGTTGGATTGGATTTTGAGGGCATGATAGAAGATATCAAG TCAGCTCCCGAAGGAACTTTTGTGTTACTTCATGGATGTGCTCATAACCCTACTGGTATTGATCCAACACCAGAACAGTGGGAAAAAATAGCTGATGTAATTCAACAGAAGAACCACTTTCCATTTTTCGATGTTGCTTACCAG GGGTTTGCTAGTGGAAGCCTAGATGAAGATGCAGCATCTGTGAGATTGTTTGTGTCACGTGGCATGGAGGTTTTTGTAGCTCAGTCATACAGTAAAAATCTCGGTCTGTATGCTGAAAGGGTTGGAGCTATCAATGTCATTTCCTCATCACCAGAATCTGCAGTAAG GGTGAAGAGCCAATTGAAAAGGCTCGCTCGACCAATGTACTCCAATCCACCTGTTCACGGGGCTAGAATTGTTGCTAATATTGTTGGGGATCCAACTCTCTTCGGTGAATGGAAGGCAGAGATGGAAATGATGGCTGGAAGGATAAAAACTGTTAGACAGGCGCTATATGATAGTATTTCTTCAAAAGACAAGAGTGGAAAGGATTGGTCGTTCATACTAAAGCAGATAGGCATGTTCTCATTCACAGGCTTGAACAAGAACCAG AGTGACAATATGACAAATAAGTGGCATATATACATGACAAAGGATGGAAGGATTTCCCTGGCAGGGTTGTCGCTGGCCAAAAGTGAATACCTTGCAGAAGCTATTATCGATTCTTATCATAATGTCAGCTGA